Genomic window (Erythrolamprus reginae isolate rEryReg1 chromosome 3, rEryReg1.hap1, whole genome shotgun sequence):
AACTTGTTTTACTTTGGGATTATAATAACTTAATGTGTGATTATTTCCTTTCTCTAAAATGTGCATGTTCCACCCTTATAGCTTAGCAGTTTAACTGGTCTCAGGGCGTACCAGGTCATTTCCAATGTACCTTCTTCTAGTTCTTACTTGACAAATGTGATTTTTCCAACACTTTCAAAACAACACTTTTTGAGTGAGTCTTTGTTgttctctagtgcagtgtttcccaacctttcttgagccgtggtacattattcacatttacaaaatcctggggaatatTGAGcggggaccgggggggggggggggctaaaaaaagtttggaaaaaaaatctctctcttcctcccttttgctctatttctctctcttcctctctctcttccttccttcctttcccccctctccatccctctttgtttctccctttcttccactcttttttgctctttctctctccctccttccctcgctCTATGTCTTTTCCTcactctccttccccctttctctccctcttgctttctctttctctccccctttctccctctctttctctttcttgctatctctttctctcttttttgctttctctcccccccctctgttcccctctccctctcttgctatctctctttcttgctatctctctctcttttttgctttctctctcccccctctctttctctccccctcttgctatctctttctctctttctttctctctctctttctcgtacaccacgccgcagcagctgcattgggcagtagccatggggcggcggcagggtggtcagctgtgaggcggagctccggaacggaggcactgacgacggcggctggacatgttgctagacgccgtacatgctggcgttgcgttgggcatgggcatggggctggagcctccatccctgtccagccagcaggcaagtgccagccacgcaatgccagcatgcacggcgtacagcaacatgtccaaccgccaccgtcggtgtctctgtcctggagttctggctcgcagccgaccaccctgccgccgcccagcGGCTATTGCCctgtgccgctgctgccgccgccctccctcCAGGCCCCAAAGTtcacctgctgctgctgccagggaagctccagctgggtggggcgctgcagctgccggaaaacttggaaggctcaaagaaggaagctcagcttccggtctcacaactttttgctcttcgcactctcagcaaaaagttgcgagaccagaagctgagcttccttcttcgcggcacacctggccatgtctcgcggcacactagtgtgccgcggcacactggttggaaaacactgctctagtgtaaGCAAAATCCTAAAATGTAGATGTTTATTTCAGGTTATTAAAAATGATATTCCATACAATCTTAAAAGACCACTACATATCCAGCTGCTTTTAATCCAGATTTTATAATTGCTTTGTAATATTTGTAATGTTAATTAACAGATAGTGATTTTGTATTTTCCCCCCCTTGCTAGGGAATGGCAAATGGAGAGGGCCTTCCAAACTGCCCTTTGGCTTCTGCAGCCAGAAGTAGTCTTTATCTTGGGCGATATCTTTGATGAAGGAAAATGGAGCTCTTCCCAGGTTTATGTTCCTGAATTGGTCTAAATAGATGCTTTTAATAAGTGAATAAAAGCCCAAGGCCAACAGTAGTTACAGTTCTTAATTAGAATCTTAATTattagcatagcatttagacttatataccgcttcatactgCTTTCAcatctctctctaagcagtttacagaatcagcatattgcccccaacaatctgggtcctcatttaacccacctcagaaggatggaaggctgagtcaaccttgagccggtggtgagatttgaactgctgaacttcagatagcagttagctgaagtagcctgtagtgctgaactttaaccactgtgtcaccctgGCTCAAATGAAATGAATCATTTCGTTTCATTAAATGAAAGTTGTTTATGATTATGGAAGCATTGTCAGTATTTAAGTTTGTATTTATAGATGGTACTTTGCATAATAGATATGCCAACTGAGAGAATATTGGCAGTATTGACGTCAGATCTTTTACCACAGACAACTTTTGTGTATTATTGCAAGTTCCTAGAAGTTGCATTTTAAAATGAACCTTAACAGTTCCCATTTTTTGGTCCTACATACCAACGCAAATGCagttgtaatattttattttcttaattaaCTAGTTTACTAAAGTATTCAGATAATTCAAGTACAAATACAATATGTGTATTAGGAAAATGTGGACAGAGAAAAATGCAGATGAAGTTTGTGTAGGTCTGtgagaagaaaaaacaacaaattaataaagaaatagaataaaaaatgagaaaaaagagcAACTGTATAAAATTGAATTTGAGATTTGTGGTTCCTACAGCAGTAGTGATTAAATTCATCAGCTAGTAAGAGGATATCCATacgttattatgtttatgtttatttagatttgtatgccgcccctctccgcagactcggggcggctcacaacaaagtgaaaaacaatttacaacaaatctaaatttctactaaaaacatttaaaaaaccccattttctaaacacacatacatacacacataccatttataaattgtatatgcccgggggagatgtcttagttcccccatgcctgacgacacaggtgggtcttaaggagcttacgaaaggcaaggagagtaggggcagttctaatctccggggggagttggttctagagggccggggccgccacagagaaggctcttcccctggggcccgccaaccgacattgtttagttgacgggacccggagaaggcccactctgtgggacctaatcggtcgctgggattcgtgcggcagcaggcggtctcggagatattctggtccagtgccatgaagggctttaaaggtcataaccaagtgTTTCTTTTAATGTGAAACACATTGCAGTTTTTCCCCAATGATCAATGTAAAATTCAGTAGATGTCTTGGATAGATTATTTTTATGGCATTGAAACCAAATTTCAGAACACTGTTAAGAAAATGAACTGTGGGTTGGGGTAAATTGGATACATTATGGACAAATaggagtaataaataaaaataaaatatgtagaaATCTATGTTgagttgaaaaagttttttaTGGTTCTAAGAATTACTCTAATATATTAGTATCTAAACAATCAACAGCCCAACATGGGGGAAAAATAACATGAGCTGTGTATTTAAAGAAATTAACTGGTGCCTTTCGAGATTTATTTTTTCAGAATACAATGTAGGAAATaatttgttttactttttaatatataaaaatgaaTTTCAATATAAATATTATGGAATTGCTTGCTTTATCACAAGACATGGTCCACTGACCTTTATTCTTAAATAATAAGAACAAAAACCTAAAAGTAATAatcagtatttatttttatttaaacaagctagtctttaaatttttaaacatattttttgcAGGCCTGGCTAGATGATGTTGGGCGCTatcaaaaaatattttggcaTCCAGACCACACAGAAGTATTTGGTATTGTTGGCAATCATGACATTGGCTTTCATTATGAGTgagcattttctttaaaattgtgGGATATAGTTTAAAATGTTGGTTTGTAGTTTTATTACAGTATAATGAAATGCTGTGTCTTTTATTATACGCGCCTAGGATGACAGCTTTCAAGTTGGAACGTTTCTCCAAAGTTTTCAACTTCTCTTCAGAAAAAATAATAACTCGGAAAGGAATAAAGTGagtataacttttttttaaatttacagggATTTTTATTATTGTGCCTGGTCTTTATAACTGGGGATTAACAAAAATGTCAGTTTCATGATagcatcacatttatttatttatttattttatttatttattatttagatttgtatgccgcccctctccgcagacattacattttatttatggGGGGGGttcgttattttatttttaaatatatttctgctGGAAGGATAAGAAGTGTTGCTTGTGATCTGTCATCATcgtccccccccccggccaaaaAAATCTGGTATTAATTTCTTAGCCATATGAAATAcagtaattatatttataaaatttgtTCTAATTCTACTCTTAACATTTGCGTTTTAATTGAACTACAGCCctttatatagaatatatatataatttcctgTTATTATAAACAGTACTTTAAGATTCTGCATGGTTTAAACTCCATTTTTGTATCACCATTAATGCCTAGTAACCAATGATACATTGATTGTGTTTTGCCAAGTTAACATTTAAGACAGAATCCTGTGAAGCTTCAGTGTTAAGATCAATATTTAGGATTTTATGATTCCACTATGaggattatttttcttccttaatTATTCACTACTTTGGGCAGGTTCTAAGCAAACCCAGGGAGAATTCAACTCTTATTTGTAACATATCCCTCCTTTTCTGTTGTAACCCAAAGATATTATGTATAATAGAAATAAGTATCtgatggaaagaaatttattctgCATCTTCCCAAGCCTCTTTGGAAGATGGAAATCCACTTGAGCACATTAGAAATATAATCAGTGGGGAAGTCTTATGATGTGTAGGTTTACTTTCCAAGATAGGGAATCTTCTAATTTATTGGCAGTAACTTACATATTTCCTTCTTATATTCTTAGCTTTCTAGTAGTGAATAGTGTTGCTCTTGAAGGTGATGGGTGTATAATTTGCAGAACAGCAGAAGCCAAACTCCTTGAACTTTCCCACCAACTGAATTGCTCATTGAAGGTAGGCATATAATGATTTTTGGGAAAGCTTATCAAGGTAAAGAACAACTCATCTAGAATTATTTTAAACTAAGCCCTTCCCAAATTATTAGTCCAGTGCACTCACAAGCTTTTAGCAAATCTCTGTCTTTTCCTCTAAAAATGTGTTTTGTTCATTGAAATTAATGAGAAAGCCCTTATGCttgaaggtttatttatttattttatttattcaatttttatgccgcctttctccttagattcagggcggcttacaacatgttagcaatagcaatttttaaaatagagctaggctattgcccccacaatccgggtcctcattttacccacctcggaaggatggaaggctgagccaaccttgagccggtgatgagatttgaaccgctgaccttcagatctataagtcagcttcagtggcctgcagtacagcactctacctgctgcgccaccccggctcaaatgTCCTTGGGCATTGGGAAAACCAGAATGAAATTGTGGATATGAATAGAATAGCAGTGCTATCAAATCTGCTGTTCTTTAGTATTGTAATCATCTTCAGAAATCTCTTTTGTCTGAATTCAGTAGATGGAGAGAGCCTTTTTTGAAATTATACTAATTTATGGATTTCTCAACCCTACAGCACTTCCCAATACAAACCCTTGATACAACAGggcttaacttttttttaaaatctgaaaatTTTATATCTGTGAAATTATTAAGAACTGAAGGTGGCACTCTTAGAGCTCCTTCCTCTGTAATGGGTTGAGAGTAACTTTGAACAGAAGTAGGAGTAACCGAGTCTTACTGTCAGATGAAATAAATTTTAGAGACAGAATTGTAATTTAAGAAAGCATCTCAGGCTtggaaacaaccccccccccagttcccttgaagataaagggagggaggggggaagcatATTCACATTTGTAGATTTTATTACCCTAACCTCATTAAGAAAAGtagtggtgttgtggttggctgtgggccagctcctgctccaaggactgtggggattgatgtgggagaatcctcacattatcagaggccggttttactgccaacagcttccgacagtgaagtgtctgtgtcaggggaagattctggaagtaaAGTAGGATCCatggaggaggtaattacaggcagcccattagctaataaccccttagtgaaccatcatcgtcattatcatcgttagattcagaagaggaagtattcatagatgttcgcagatgcaagttgatgtcaaggaaggaacaactaaGCTATTATTAtaagaaataagggagaacacctgtggttgggggcaattaggctaatggggctgctgataaattgccagcgttgttgcctctcggcgtgggagattatccatttggagagagAACTGTGTTTTATGTCAGGATTTTACCAGgcctctttgaactgtttcaggattttaccagaactcttggactaattcacagttaagtttggctTGAGGATTCTcgaaggggtggtggtggctgtgacgtcttcacagctacctttatctgttttgcttttgttttggcttatcacagccttcaaagtttgtggtttgtgggagagcacttgcTGATAAAAGTGCATTTGGACAGTATTTTTCCTTTGTGATGaactgcctttgtttactttgcaagagtgtgtgtttgaatttccacttcagccttaattggggcttgtacaGTGACGCCCGGCATAACAAGTATTAGCATTCAAAATTTTGGTTTCCTACTCTGATCTATCTAGGAGGGCTGACACCTTCAGTACTTACGACTGCTTTCTTTTTTGTGTACTGTTTGCATAGACATTGTTCTAAAACCTCCTGGGAGTTTCTGCTAAAATATGCTTACACATCTTGCAGACATTTTCTGTATGTAACTCAAGTGGTACCTAAAACTGACTCACCTGTTGTTTGAACATGAGAGAGGTACCTTCTTTTATTACATCATTTTATATAGCTGCATCATCCCTTCAATTCTAATGAAATATTAAAAGCTTTCCTTAAAAACCATGAGGATTTTTTTATTGGTTGCTCTGTGTAAGGTACGTATTAAATAATTTCAGATTTTTGTTGTTGGCAGGCACAAAATCAACGTAAAAAAAGCTGTAGTAATGTGGATAAGGTTCCAGCCTCTGCTCCAATTCTATTGCAGGTATGTTGGAAGACACCGATAGAATGAGATCTCTGCACTTTATTTGCCATGTATATTGAGAAACTTCATCTGGAACTGTTTTGTACTTTTAATTCTTCTCAGCATTATCCTCTTTATAGAAGAAGTGACTCAGAATGTATAGGAGAAGATTCTGTTcccctggagaaaaaaaatgacctCTTTCGAGAGAAATATGATGTGCTTTCTCAGGAAGCTTCCAAGAAGGTATTTGTTTTGACCAGAGGCTTTGCATTATTGTGTTAACTGTTGAGTTGTGCTAACAAAGAAAAACAGATTTTTTCCTTTTAGATGTTGCCCAGTAGAATATCTTTTTTTAACAGAATATTTACAGACAATGTTTATAGCACACATTGCTGTAAGTACAGTCACAAAGTAACCTATGTAAGAGGGGCTTTCCTTCGTCTTCAAGACATCTGGAGTTTGGGAGACATTCTTCCTCTTATGAAAAATGACAGCATATTGTATGTTTCACTACATACAAATAGACAAAGGGTAGGGAACAGGCTAAATAGAATAATTCATGGTGGTTGAGTGTAAATGAAGAGTTGAGAttgggtatagaaacatagaagtctgacggcagaaaaagacctcatggtccatctagtctgcccttatactattttctgtattttatcttaggatggatatatgtttatcccaggcatgtttaaattcagttactgtggatttatctaccacgtctgctggaagtttgttccaaagatctactactctttcagtaaaataatattttctcatgttgcttttgatctttcccccaactaacttcagattgtgtccccttgttcttgtgttcactttcctattaaaaacac
Coding sequences:
- the MPPE1 gene encoding metallophosphoesterase 1, which codes for MAILGLRSINDYSLRKRGIFMLKLTCFSLPVFIFCEFLIYYVVIIQCHWPELKNQALGTNKQNSHSVLKTIFLSDPHLLGRINGHWLDKLRREWQMERAFQTALWLLQPEVVFILGDIFDEGKWSSSQAWLDDVGRYQKIFWHPDHTEVFGIVGNHDIGFHYEMTAFKLERFSKVFNFSSEKIITRKGINFLVVNSVALEGDGCIICRTAEAKLLELSHQLNCSLKAQNQRKKSCSNVDKVPASAPILLQHYPLYRRSDSECIGEDSVPLEKKNDLFREKYDVLSQEASKKLLWWFHPRLILSGHTHSACEVLHNGKIHEISVPSFSWRNRNNPSFIMGSITSTEIFLYKCFLPYETTVITIYCTAASVLVVLILAHFQPFLSPYHFVQRLITKYKAL